Proteins encoded together in one Desulfurobacterium indicum window:
- a CDS encoding APC family permease, whose product MKEKKLTPIQAISLAVGTMIGASIFSIFGVGVKTAGTDLPFAFLLSGLYALMVGYSYAKLGTKIVSNAGPVAFVEKAFGNNPITGTLSILMWTSYVVSISLFAISFAGYFLPLLHLSNALKSFVIVMIIALFGALNYFGGSTAVGKLEFWIVLTKLLILLLFIVAGLASFNSSYIKPNFSPQGIRGILNASVIFFLSYMGFGLITNASENIKNPEKNVSRAIYISIITVIIVYVLVSLSALGAVPAWKLVKYQENALAVAAEPTLGKFGFMLLSIGALISISSALNATLYSGANAAYALMKEGYIPHPKKQLKREWMSEHFGLYITCTLALLFALLFDITSVASIISLVTTILYIFVLFSHIKLIELQKAEGRKGLVFFNLIVITFVAIEILLYQFRNSPKTFITSIIILAACFTAEILYYGKQRKIRIFKNRTRESYH is encoded by the coding sequence ATGAAGGAAAAGAAACTAACTCCCATACAGGCAATTTCTCTTGCCGTTGGAACAATGATAGGTGCCAGTATTTTTTCAATATTCGGTGTCGGAGTAAAAACGGCAGGAACGGACCTTCCTTTTGCCTTCCTGCTTAGCGGTCTCTATGCTCTAATGGTGGGGTACTCTTATGCAAAGCTTGGAACAAAAATTGTCTCAAATGCAGGACCTGTTGCTTTTGTTGAAAAAGCTTTTGGCAACAATCCTATTACTGGGACTTTAAGCATTCTGATGTGGACAAGCTACGTCGTTTCTATATCCCTTTTTGCTATAAGCTTTGCAGGATACTTTCTCCCTCTATTACATCTAAGTAATGCCTTAAAAAGCTTTGTTATCGTGATGATAATAGCCTTATTCGGTGCACTTAACTATTTCGGTGGCAGTACTGCCGTAGGAAAGCTTGAATTCTGGATAGTGCTTACAAAATTACTTATACTCTTACTGTTCATTGTTGCAGGACTTGCATCTTTCAATTCATCTTACATTAAACCTAATTTTTCACCACAAGGAATAAGAGGAATCCTCAACGCTTCTGTAATCTTCTTTCTCTCTTACATGGGCTTCGGCCTCATAACAAACGCAAGTGAAAACATAAAAAATCCAGAGAAAAACGTATCGAGAGCTATTTATATCAGTATTATCACAGTAATCATCGTGTATGTTTTAGTATCTCTTTCTGCCCTCGGTGCTGTTCCTGCATGGAAACTTGTTAAATATCAGGAAAATGCACTCGCCGTAGCAGCAGAACCAACACTTGGCAAATTCGGATTTATGCTGTTAAGTATCGGAGCACTTATAAGTATATCTTCTGCTTTAAACGCAACTCTATATAGCGGTGCAAATGCAGCATACGCATTAATGAAAGAAGGTTATATTCCCCACCCCAAAAAACAGCTCAAAAGAGAATGGATGAGCGAACATTTCGGACTATATATAACCTGTACTCTTGCCCTCCTATTTGCACTTTTATTCGATATAACATCTGTAGCTTCAATAATTAGCCTTGTCACAACAATCCTTTATATTTTTGTTCTCTTTTCTCATATCAAACTTATTGAACTTCAAAAAGCAGAAGGCAGGAAAGGTCTTGTCTTTTTCAATTTAATTGTAATAACATTTGTAGCAATAGAAATCCTTTTATATCAATTTAGAAACAGCCCAAAAACATTTATCACATCCATAATAATTCTTGCAGCTTGTTTTACAGCGGAAATCCTTTACTACGGAAAGCAACGTAAAATCCGTATTTTCAAAAATAGAACAAGAGAATCCTATCATTAA